ACTTGTCCGTGTGCCATAGGTGCTGCTTGAATAGCGCAATGTCTCGCGTCACTTTCCGCTGGCCAACGGAGCGTTGACCGCTAACTTGCTCCGCGTGTTGACTGCACCATTCCGGACTGTTGTGACACTTCCACTCATCGGCTGGATGGCGGCCATGAGCGGAATGGCTCAGCCGAACCAAGTCAGCCCCAAACACGATCCGTCTGACCTGCCGTTTCGCCGCGCACCGATGGGGTTGGCCAGCCGCAGCATCGTTGTCTCGGTTGCGACCAATCTGCATGTGGCGTTTGATGCCAAGCTGCTGCGAACGCACACGGTGTGGGAGGGCGAGAGCCTGAATCTCTTCGGCCCGCCTTACAATGACTCTGCCAATCGCTTTATCTGCGATTTTAGTGGCGCGCGGCTGTGGGGTAATCCACCGTTCCTCCCGTGGTCGGTTGGTGCAATTGCAAGAATTGATCAAAGTCACACTCCTGCGAGGGTGGACTTCAAAGGCATCAGCACCAAAGGCGGACGGACGACGTTTCTTTACGATGTCGCGCTCGGCACCGCGCAAATCGTTCGCGTTCACGAGACGCCAATGAGCGAGGTCGTTGAAGGGCGTCAAATTCTAGTGCGCCATTTCGACATGGCACCGTCCGACCGCGATCTCTGGCTGCTGGCGCATGCCGAGTTGGGCGAGGTTGGGGCTGCCGGTTGGCCTGCTGCGGCAATCATCAAGCGGAAGGATGATCTGTTGTTGGCGATTGCTCGCGGCGCGCGCGGGTTGGTTTGGCGTCCGACACAAGAGAACGTTCATTATCCGGTAACGGTGGATACGGAAAAAGGCGGCAAAGGTTCTGACAGCGCCGTTATCACCAACGCGGTCGAAGGCAATCAAGCGCAGCTATGTTTAAAGATTCCGGCACACACCTCGGCCATCGCCTTTGAAATCGCCAACCTGGTTTGTCAGTCGAATGACGAGGTTGCGAAATTGGTTCCCACGCTGGTTAATGTGCCAGTGAACCCACCACGCCTGCGATTTCTTACGAGCAGCGAAAAAGACCTCAAGGATGTGCCGCCGGCAATTTTTCACCCGGAAGCTTCCTTTGCGGACAAACCTGCCGGCGATGAGTTTTATCGCGTCGAACATCTTCCCATTCCGAAGGAAGTCAACTTGCGCGTCGGCGGACTGGATTTTTTGCCGAACGGGGATTTGGCCATCTGCACGTTGCCCGGCGAAGTCTGGATTGTTGAGAACCCCACTGGCCCGACGGCGCAAACCAAGTGGCGGCGTTTCGCGCGCGGCTTGAACGAGCCGATGGGATCGAAGGTCGTCAAGGGCCAAATCCACGTCACGCAGAAGTGTGAGTTGACCCGACTGATCGATACGGACGGCAACGGTGAGGCGGATCTCTTCGAGTGCCTCAATGATGATTGGGGTTACAATGGCAACTATCACTCGTTTGCCACCGGGCCGATCGTTGACAGCGCGGGAAATTTTTATGTGATGCTCACCGGCCATCGCGGCGTGTATGACGTGCCCTACTTGGGTTGGTGCGTGCGGGTGAAGCCACAAATGCAAAATGAAAAATTCAAAATGAAAAATGCGGACAGCAGGGGCGCGTTGCTCGCCGGTCGATTTGCGATGGAGGGTTATTGCTCAGGCTTCAGAATGGCCAACGGGCTGGGAGTTTATCAGGGCGACCTGTTTGCCACCGACAATCAAGGCGAATGGATTCCAGCCAACAAGTTAAATCATTTGCAGCCGGGAAAATTCTACGGACATCCGAGCGCGCGGCCTGCGCCCCTCGGACAGTTCAACGGCGACACCAACTTTGTGCCGCCGGCCGTCTGGTTTCCTTATACGTGGGTCAAATCGGCGAGCGACATCACAACGATCACCGACGAACACTTCGGCCCGTTCAAAGGACAGATGCTGGTCGGCGAATTTCAAAATGCGAATGTCGTCCGCGTGACGCTCGAAAAAGTGAATGGCCAGTGGCAGGGCACGGTGTTTCCGTTCGTGAAGGGTTTCAACTCCGGCGTGAACCGGCTGGCTTTTGGTCCGGACGGCAAACTCTACGCCGGCGGTTTGCGGATGGGCCATTGGGCGAGCATCGCGCCGAACCCAACTTCGCTCGACCGCGTGAGTTTCACCGGGCGGACACCATTCGAAATCAAAGAAGTCCACGCCACGCGCGACGGATTCGAGTTGAGCTTCACGCGACCCGTTGATGCCGCCACGGCGGGCAACGCGGAGAGTTACGACGCCGCGCAGTACGGTTATGTCTATCAAGGGAAACATGGCGCGCCTGAGAGCGACCACGACGCGAAAATTCCCGGCCCGCCGGTGCGCGTGACAAAAGCCGAGGTATCGACCGATCAGCTCAAAGTTCGATTGCGCACGGAGGGATGCTTGCCCGGCAAGGTCGTGATGGTGCGCGCGCTGGATGCGACGAGTGCGGATGGCCAGAAACTTTGGCACGACATGTTCCATTACACCTTGAATCAGATTCCGAAATGAAAAGGTGAACACCCTTACGGTCCGACAACTGACTCGCAGATGAGTCGTGCGGCTTGATTGCATTTGGTGTTTGGATTACCGGGCGATTGGTCGTGATCATCGATCGGACTGTCGTTCCACGAAACAATCAGGTCGAGGCTGGGAATGATCCACAACATGCGCTTGCCGCCGTGGCCACTGGCAACGTAAGTGTCCGGCGGCGCAACGGCGAAAAGTCGCTGGCCGCTTTTGTTCGTGCGATTGAGCCACCAGTTGAAGCTGTAAAAGCCCGGCCCAGCGGGCGTGATGTTTTTGCCGCCCCCAATCGAGCGTTGACCGGACAACATCTCCGCCTCCTTTCCGCTCGTGCGGGGCAGCGTGGCGGCGACCGGCGAATTGGTCATCACAACGAACGCCTTTTCGTTCAACAACGGTTTGTCGCGCCAACGACCTTGATGCAGGCAGAACAGGCCGAAGCGCGCGAAGTCGCGAACTGAAACGGCCAGCCGACCTTCACGCGGCTTGTTGAACGAAAATGAATCTTCAAACTGCAATGGCTCGGCGATGCGCGAGCGAAACACCTCGATACCCGGTTGATGAAATATTTTTTCCGTCAACGTGTCATAGTAGAGTGAGATCGCGAAGTCGTTATAGGACCAGGCCTCACCGGGTTTCTCGATTAGTCCGTAGCCGGAGGTTTGCGACGCGAGATGTCGCCAGGTGATGGCGGCATCCTTGCCGTCGTTAAGCGATTTGAGGCGCGGCTCAACGTCGGAAACTTTCGCGTCCACGCTGTCGAGTTTGCCTTCCTGGATGGCGATGAACAGGAGCGTGCTGATGACCGGCTTCATTGCGGAGGCGACATCGTAACTTTTGCTCTGATCGCCCCAGGAATAAACCATGTAACCGTGCCGCACCACGCAACCGCGTCCGCCGACGAGTTCCTTGAGCGCATCGAGTTTCACGCGGGACAATCCGACTTGCTCTGGCTGGCGGGTTTCCCAATGCGCGGTGGGATAGACGACTTTCTCCGGCGGTAGAACTTGGCCTTTTGCGAAAAGACAAAGCCCACAGAAAACTGAACCAGCGGTCAGAAGTGTCTTCATGGCGAAATGGTAGCAAGCAAACACGCAAGTCTGTCAGCGATAAAAAACTGAAACGACATCAAGGTCAGTCGAAGCTATTTAATTCTATCGGATGACCGACTGTAACCGCGACAAATACGGTTAGGGTGCGTCAACTGGACGAGACCTCCAGACCGTATTCATCGTCGGTCGGGATCGAGTTTCCTTTTTCTCACTTGCAGTTGTGCGATACAATGTGTCGCGACGGCTTGCATGCCGATTCCTGCTTCGCGAGAGAGAAGAGCCACATACCAGAGAATATCGGCGAATCTGTCTTGGAGTTCCGTCCGCTGTTCAAGCGTCAGACTGAATCTGCCGGAAGCAAATGCTTTGGCGAGCAGACCGCCAATCTTGCCCGTTTCTTCCTGAAGTCCAGAGACAGGAAATTTTATCCGGTCGCGATCATTGCGCAAAGCGAGTGGCACTTTGGCCGCGAGTGTTTGAAATTCTTCAAAGGTATTCATCGCGTTTCCATCGCTCTTTCCGAAACCGTGTAGCCGGCGACCGCGGCTTTGGACCGCAGCACATCCAAGTGTTCCAGGCAAAAGCGCGACCACGATTCGTAAGCGGACAAATCCTTGGCAGCTTCAGCAAGCGGAATGAACTCAGGCCCGAGGATGCCGCTGCGTCGGCCCGCAACATTCTCAGTGGCCACCTGCATGATGTGCACGACTCCAAAATGCACCTGGCCGACCTCGGTGCTGTCATCGTTGATGACGGCGACGGCCGTTTCTTTGACCTCATCAACGGCCATCTCCTCCATCAGTTCTCGCCTCATGCCTTCCTGATAGGCATTGTTTGAGAAAAGTTCGTGATCTTCCTCGGAGATATGCCCGCCGATTCCGACGGAAAACAGCCCATGCAACCGTGTTTCCTGGCCGCCCTTTCCCCGTCGGTATCGCAGTAATTTGTCGCCGCACATCAGCAGGACGTAAGGGATAAGCTGTTTGTAACGCGTGTCCTGTTCGGCGTGGCTGCGGGTGAGATACGTCACATGTCGCGCGGCAGTAACAACTGGAAGGTATTTCTCGACTTCCAGGCTGATACCCTGAAACACGCCCAGCTCTTCGAGAAGTTTCCGTTCAAAACAAAGCACTCGTTCTTCTGCTGCCATTCGTTTCTTCCCTTTCTATACTGTGGTTTTCGAATGGTGATTATACCCGGAAGTCTTCACGAGGAAAACATATTGGTTCTTATAAACGTGTTATTCGACGGTTATTCACAGCTCTTCCCTGATGAAGCAGTGAAACGGCGTCCTGATCTGTGCCAGTTTTGCAGCTTCAGCAGCACTGCGTTGCCGCGATTCCTCGCATTTGGCAACTGAATTCGCGTTCATCCGCGAAGGCCGAGCGAAGTGTCGGCGGTGCCTTATGGCAAATCTGTCTCGCCCATCAAATAGCGATCGCATTCGCGGGCGGCGCCGCGGCCTTCGTTGAAGGCCCAGACGACGAGGCTTTGGCCGCGACGACAATCGCCGGCGGCAAAAACATTCGGGATGCTCGTTTGATACTTTTCGTAATCGGCCTTCACGTTGGTGCGCGGGTCGCGTGCGACGCCGAGCGCATCGAGCAGCGGTTGTTCCGGGCCGAGAAAGCCCATCGCCAGCAGGACGAGTTGGGCGGGAACAATTTTTTCCGTCCCGGGAACTTCCTTGGGCACGAACTGGCCTTTATCGTTCCGTTCCCACTGGATTTG
The sequence above is drawn from the Verrucomicrobiota bacterium genome and encodes:
- a CDS encoding serine hydrolase — translated: MKTLLTAGSVFCGLCLFAKGQVLPPEKVVYPTAHWETRQPEQVGLSRVKLDALKELVGGRGCVVRHGYMVYSWGDQSKSYDVASAMKPVISTLLFIAIQEGKLDSVDAKVSDVEPRLKSLNDGKDAAITWRHLASQTSGYGLIEKPGEAWSYNDFAISLYYDTLTEKIFHQPGIEVFRSRIAEPLQFEDSFSFNKPREGRLAVSVRDFARFGLFCLHQGRWRDKPLLNEKAFVVMTNSPVAATLPRTSGKEAEMLSGQRSIGGGKNITPAGPGFYSFNWWLNRTNKSGQRLFAVAPPDTYVASGHGGKRMLWIIPSLDLIVSWNDSPIDDHDQSPGNPNTKCNQAARLICESVVGP
- a CDS encoding PQQ-dependent sugar dehydrogenase, which codes for MTLPLIGWMAAMSGMAQPNQVSPKHDPSDLPFRRAPMGLASRSIVVSVATNLHVAFDAKLLRTHTVWEGESLNLFGPPYNDSANRFICDFSGARLWGNPPFLPWSVGAIARIDQSHTPARVDFKGISTKGGRTTFLYDVALGTAQIVRVHETPMSEVVEGRQILVRHFDMAPSDRDLWLLAHAELGEVGAAGWPAAAIIKRKDDLLLAIARGARGLVWRPTQENVHYPVTVDTEKGGKGSDSAVITNAVEGNQAQLCLKIPAHTSAIAFEIANLVCQSNDEVAKLVPTLVNVPVNPPRLRFLTSSEKDLKDVPPAIFHPEASFADKPAGDEFYRVEHLPIPKEVNLRVGGLDFLPNGDLAICTLPGEVWIVENPTGPTAQTKWRRFARGLNEPMGSKVVKGQIHVTQKCELTRLIDTDGNGEADLFECLNDDWGYNGNYHSFATGPIVDSAGNFYVMLTGHRGVYDVPYLGWCVRVKPQMQNEKFKMKNADSRGALLAGRFAMEGYCSGFRMANGLGVYQGDLFATDNQGEWIPANKLNHLQPGKFYGHPSARPAPLGQFNGDTNFVPPAVWFPYTWVKSASDITTITDEHFGPFKGQMLVGEFQNANVVRVTLEKVNGQWQGTVFPFVKGFNSGVNRLAFGPDGKLYAGGLRMGHWASIAPNPTSLDRVSFTGRTPFEIKEVHATRDGFELSFTRPVDAATAGNAESYDAAQYGYVYQGKHGAPESDHDAKIPGPPVRVTKAEVSTDQLKVRLRTEGCLPGKVVMVRALDATSADGQKLWHDMFHYTLNQIPK
- a CDS encoding phosphoesterase, which translates into the protein MAAEERVLCFERKLLEELGVFQGISLEVEKYLPVVTAARHVTYLTRSHAEQDTRYKQLIPYVLLMCGDKLLRYRRGKGGQETRLHGLFSVGIGGHISEEDHELFSNNAYQEGMRRELMEEMAVDEVKETAVAVINDDSTEVGQVHFGVVHIMQVATENVAGRRSGILGPEFIPLAEAAKDLSAYESWSRFCLEHLDVLRSKAAVAGYTVSERAMETR